One region of Chryseobacterium sp. C-71 genomic DNA includes:
- the ccoS gene encoding cbb3-type cytochrome oxidase assembly protein CcoS, whose protein sequence is MDILYLMILCSVSLAAVFLIVFIVNARKGQFEDDESPAVRILFDDEVKEEKEDSGNKNDKSEKGESNKFEEKSE, encoded by the coding sequence ATGGATATTCTATATTTAATGATCTTATGCAGTGTTTCTTTAGCTGCAGTTTTCCTGATCGTTTTTATAGTTAATGCCAGAAAAGGACAGTTTGAGGACGATGAGTCACCGGCTGTAAGAATACTCTTTGATGATGAAGTGAAGGAGGAGAAAGAAGATTCTGGCAACAAAAACGATAAAAGTGAAAAAGGAGAAAGTAATAAATTTGAAGAAAAAAGTGAATAG